ACATCCGTCCTGTTTAATTATCCTGAACTTAGGAGAAAATATAAAACACCAATAATTATACCAAATAATATAATAAGTATTGCCATCATTAGATAATTGGGCTTTGCTTCTTCTTCCTGCGGCTGAATTGTAGCAGCATATGCCGGGTCAAGCGCAACCTTGATATTTTCCTCTTCTTCATCTATGTCAACAACAATTCCTTTAGCAATGAGTCCATACACTTTATAGCCTTTTTGTGGAATATATTTCACATACGTTATGCGTGCAGGCACTGGTTTGAATGTTTCATTTTCATACGCCTTCAATGCCTGTGCAACTTTTACTGCTTGTGGGTTTGTATCAATAATTGATACCATTACTCTGTCGCCAGGAGATAATTTTGATATATGTTTCCCTTTTATGGGTGAGAGTATCAAAGCAGATTTAATTATAAGCTTTACACCATCTACTCCTACCTGAGGTGTATACTCTGCCTCGGATGGAACAACCTGTTCTTCAGCTTTTTTAGCTGGTTGCCCCTCTACTATTTCGCTTTTTAATTTGGGTATAGTAATTGAATGCAATTCCATAGCCAGTGATGAAATCGGCTGGTATAAAACCAATGTATCGACCCTTTTTAAAGCAAGTGTTTCCTGTATGAGTTTTCTGAAAAGATTATCAATAGCTATCTCATTTTTTGATTCAATATTGCGAGATAGCTCATTGAGCAGTATTACATCAAGGCTTTTAACAAGCTTATCACGAAATGTTTTTGCCAGTACCTGATCATAGTCACCCTTTTGCATCAACTCGGCTATCTCTTTTTCAAATATCACCCAGTCCCACTCAGGATTTATGTTTTGTAATGTATATGATGGTGATAAAATTAGGGTTAGCCCTGATATAACCTTATATATGTGGTTAAAAAACAGTAAAAAAGCCCCAAACATTGTTGAAGAAGCAAAACGCACTTTTATTGCATATAAATCATTATAGTTGCCAGCTACCATCTGGCGGGCTTTTTCCATATCGCCGTGAGTATAGTGCAGGGCAATATTAATCTTTCTGGTTTGTTCAGAAAGATTCTGATATGCTTTATCATTTTCCCCCATTGCTGGTGCTACCTCTCATAAGTGTTATTTTTTTACTTTTTCTGCAGCACTGCCTTAACACGTTCCAGAATAGTCCCCCGTTGAATGGGCTTTAATATAAAATCAGCAGCCCCCATTTTTAATAAATCTGCCAATACACCTTTCGTTGTCTCATCACTGATAAATACTATCTTTGCTTTTGGTTTCTTTTGGCTCAACTCATACATCAATGCATATCCATCTAGCTTAGGCATATCCAAGTCAGTTGTAATGAGGTCAAGGTCTGCTGCAAGCGAGTCGTATAATTTCAATGCTTCCGCCCCATTTGCGGCTGCAGCTATAACTTCATAACCTTCCGATTCCAAAATTTGAATTATTTGTTTACGGTGAAATTCCTTATCCTCTATTACCATTACTTTATAGGGTATGCCGTTGGGCTTTATGCCATCAGGTTTTTTAGGATTAATTGCAGGAAAATCATGTGGACTCTTCATGTACAGTCACCCCATATTTACAAACTAAATTATCTTGTAGAAAAAAGTTTTAAATTTTAATTAACTCATATGCAGAATCACCTGCACCAATAGATGATGCATAGTCAAAAAGATAATTCCATTGCACAGGATATAATGCGGTTATATTATCCTTGGATGCATCCTTACCAGCTATACGTGAACCAGGCAATGGCATGGCCTTATTAATAAGGTCAACAGAGGCTTTGTCAATGGCAACAGGATCACTAGATGCAAATATACCAATATTAGGCACAATTGGCATATCATTCCAATAACAGCAATCGCATTCTGGTGACACATTCATAATAAAATTGAAAAAAGCAACCTTATTTTTTTTAAGTTCTCTGAACGCTTTCACATACTCTGCAGTGCGTTCAAACAATGCAGAAGCATCCGTTTTCCACACAACGGGTATTGCATTATATACACATATTACAGTACATTCACCACACCCAAAACACTTATTGCTATCGATAAATGCTTTTTTATTTTCATCAAATGAAATTGCAAATGCAGGGCAACGCTTTATACAGGCACCACATGATGTGCATAATGCCTGTTTAACCTTTGGCTTTAAATCTGAATGTAATGACTGTTTCATTGCAGGTGGAGCACAACCCATTGCTATGTTTTTTATTGCTCCACCAAATCCATATAGCTCATGACCTTTTACATGGCTTACCACAATTATTGCATCAGCATCATGGATAGCCGAAGCTATCTTAACACTTGAATACCATTTGCCGCTAGCAGGAATCTCTCTAAAATCATTGCCCCGTAATCCATCAGCAATAATAATAGGTGCTCCACACGAAAAAAGGGTGAAACCATTCATCTCAGCATTCTTACAATGATCAATGGCATTACTTCGCGAACCACGATACAACGTATTGGTATCGGTAATAAACGGGTTTGCTTTCAGGTCTTTAACGCAATCTACAAAAGCTCGTATTATCGCTGGTGGTAAATATGCAACATTGCCATATTCACCAAAGTGAGTTTTAACTGCCACAAAATCTTTTTCATTGATTATGGAACGAACCTCTAATTTATTAAATAATTTTTTGATTTTGCTTATTATATTTTCACGGCTGCTCATTTGTAGATCTGCAAAATATACCTTTGCCATAAAAAACCTCATTATTATTTTTCAATAATTATTTCTAATGCTGATAATTTGTCAATAATAGTTTTTATTACATAAATTAATAGCTCTTTTAAACAATCACTCAAACAATTATAAGGAACGATAGTTACTGTAAAATAAAATCTTGACATAATGTATTAATTTTCTTGCAATATTTATAGTAACATGCATAGTTTTACCATACTGCCATCCAGGAGATATTTATTTGGAAGGAATACAACAAAAAGCTCAATACTTTTGCAAGCCCGCAAATTATAAAGAAGCACTCAAAATGGGCCAGGATGTATATATCCAATTTTCACTTATGACTCCTGAAATTGAGTCAGTAATTATACGAATGCTCAGTGTTTATCTTGCTCAGCTTGACTTGCTTTACTTAAAGGATATGTTCATCAATATTATTAAGGAACTGGTCAATAACGCCATTAAAGCCAACGCCAAAAGGCTGTATTTCAAACAGAAAAATTTAGATATTAATAAAACCGAAGATTACCGGACAGGAATGGAAACATTCAAAGAGGATGTATTTGTTGAAAACCCTGAATTTCTTGAACAGTTAGGGCAATCAAATTTCATTGTAAGAGTATTTTTCTCAATTACCGGGGATACACATAAAATACATGTTATTAATAATGTGCCAATTATTACTGAAGAAATGAACAAAATTAATGCCCGTGTAAAAAAAGCTTATACCTATTCTGATATTTCTGATGCATTCGATGATATCCTTGATGATTCAGAAGGTGCGGGATTGGGATTAATAATTGCCCTCATGCTTATGAAGAATGCAGGCTTCCCCCCTGAAGCTTTTTCTATCTCAACTAACGGAAAGGTTACCAGTGCTTCAATAAATATTGACGAAAGCTTCAGAAATATGGACCTGAAGGTAAAGATGGCTCAGGAAATAATCAATGAGGTTGAATCATTGCCTTCTTTTCCACAAAATATACTTGAAATTCAAAGATTATGCGCAAATCCGGAATCCACAATTAAAGCAATTGCTGACAGCATTAAGCGTG
The sequence above is drawn from the Spirochaetota bacterium genome and encodes:
- a CDS encoding response regulator, producing the protein MKSPHDFPAINPKKPDGIKPNGIPYKVMVIEDKEFHRKQIIQILESEGYEVIAAAANGAEALKLYDSLAADLDLITTDLDMPKLDGYALMYELSQKKPKAKIVFISDETTKGVLADLLKMGAADFILKPIQRGTILERVKAVLQKK
- a CDS encoding DUF362 domain-containing protein, which encodes MAKVYFADLQMSSRENIISKIKKLFNKLEVRSIINEKDFVAVKTHFGEYGNVAYLPPAIIRAFVDCVKDLKANPFITDTNTLYRGSRSNAIDHCKNAEMNGFTLFSCGAPIIIADGLRGNDFREIPASGKWYSSVKIASAIHDADAIIVVSHVKGHELYGFGGAIKNIAMGCAPPAMKQSLHSDLKPKVKQALCTSCGACIKRCPAFAISFDENKKAFIDSNKCFGCGECTVICVYNAIPVVWKTDASALFERTAEYVKAFRELKKNKVAFFNFIMNVSPECDCCYWNDMPIVPNIGIFASSDPVAIDKASVDLINKAMPLPGSRIAGKDASKDNITALYPVQWNYLFDYASSIGAGDSAYELIKI
- a CDS encoding HDOD domain-containing protein; this translates as MEGIQQKAQYFCKPANYKEALKMGQDVYIQFSLMTPEIESVIIRMLSVYLAQLDLLYLKDMFINIIKELVNNAIKANAKRLYFKQKNLDINKTEDYRTGMETFKEDVFVENPEFLEQLGQSNFIVRVFFSITGDTHKIHVINNVPIITEEMNKINARVKKAYTYSDISDAFDDILDDSEGAGLGLIIALMLMKNAGFPPEAFSISTNGKVTSASINIDESFRNMDLKVKMAQEIINEVESLPSFPQNILEIQRLCANPESTIKAIADSIKRDPGLVTAILKLANSAGYITSKRVETIEEAVKIIGTKGINTLLVASGVQKILDSRYKKFETIWTNSYKTAFYAQFIAMKYRKERLSEFAYLASLLADIGLMVLLSIKPDDIQKIRDIVGLKQLENISLLEEISLGVSHSTLGSMICQKWKFNDALVKAIEFHHRPHLSPPQYRDLIYIVYLAYVFSSIESKNFRFEITDEDCLDYFKLNNKHDFEQLHELTKAKYEEYIQTNQQPAT